GCTCGCCCCGCCGCACCACCCCTTCGGGCACGCTCCGCCGTTTCCCGCGAAGTAGTTGCCGATGATCGTGACGTTGGAGACGGGGATGCCCTTGGAGCCGGTGAGGTCGATGCCCCCGTCGGCATTGTTCGTGATCGAGCAATGGTCCACGACGACGTTCGCGACCGCGTGGCCGTTCCGCGGCGCGATGTGGACCCCGTCATTCATGCCGTTGCGGATGCGCAGCCCGCGGATGACGACGTCGGCGTCCGCGATGTTGACGACGCCCGTGCCGCCAGCCCCCGCGTGCTCGCCCCAGAGCGTGATGCCCGGCGGCGGCGCGGACGATCCGTCGATGGTCGTGTGCCCGGGCGCATCGAGCCCCGAGTCGAGCTTGATGCCGCCAGCGATCGAGAAGCGGATGATCCCGCCCCCTCGCGCAGCCTTGGCGAGCGCGGCGCGCAGCGATCCTGGACCCGAATCGGCGAGCGTTCGTACGACGAGCATGGGACGTCCGTCGCCACCCGTGGTCCTGGATCCGAATCCCGGATACCTGGTCTCGTGTGCCGGGCGGGGCGGCGGGCCTTTCGTCCTGGGTGGACGGGAGGTCTTTGCGAGTGAGCACACGGCCGTCCCCGTGAGCAGGAGGACGACGGAGGGCCACAGTAGCGTTCGCCCGCGGGCGCTCACGGGGCACCGGTCGACGACGGTTCGAGCGTGTCGATGGGGAAGTGGAACTGGCGTGACCAGTGTCGCTGCGCGATCCCGACGTTGAAGCCGGTGACGACGTTCACGGTCACCGCGCTGAACGCGCGGTCGGAGACCCGCGAGGCCAGAATCTCGGCGGCCCTCCGGGCCTGCGCCTCGAGATCGGACGCGTTCTCGAACCGCGGCGAAGCCAGGAACCCGGCCACGACGAGCTGTCGGTCGACGCCGTGTCCGGCCTCCTCGAGCGACAGACTGCCGACGTAGACCCGCTCGAGAGCGGTTCCGGATTCGATGGCACGTTGCCAGGCCGCCGTCGTCGCCGACGGCGAGTCGAGCGCCGAGGACAGCCGTGCGACCGGCACGGCGCCCAGCACGACGATCAGGAGGAAGACGCCGATCGCGAGGGCCCACGCGCGTCTCGCTCGGCGTCGGTTCCAGAGGGCGGCGACGACGTCACCGTCGAAGCGGCCGCGGCGGACCACGACGGTATCGACGAGCAG
The window above is part of the Candidatus Eisenbacteria bacterium genome. Proteins encoded here:
- a CDS encoding right-handed parallel beta-helix repeat-containing protein encodes the protein MLVVRTLADSGPGSLRAALAKAARGGGIIRFSIAGGIKLDSGLDAPGHTTIDGSSAPPPGITLWGEHAGAGGTGVVNIADADVVIRGLRIRNGMNDGVHIAPRNGHAVANVVVDHCSITNNADGGIDLTGSKGIPVSNVTIIGNYFAGNGGACPKGWCGGASLMAYGADRVSYYYNVWDKSLRRTPSVTGAGRVADVRYNVVRSPEQGGIQIRDGARANVVGNTLDGPKATIAVKLWGGHAYVEGNPSDLGARGDIARPLPAPNVPASKTAAEVMAGAGASRPDAVDSYYRDTATTFAQVQEKDFPH
- a CDS encoding RDD family protein encodes the protein MTLAEPPPPPAKTTMLVGLWLRSLADGLDAALLALLGFILVLPFREEIYRLGDRGWWLGAPIAYLYAGLLHTRLNRGQSVAKWLLGIQVVRRDGTFMSLPQSLLRYSIINFLFFESLLVGGLHATFPALDTLPLNVAVLVVGVFVFCGVVFLVPLHPLKQGLHDLLVDTVVVRRGRFDGDVVAALWNRRRARRAWALAIGVFLLIVVLGAVPVARLSSALDSPSATTAAWQRAIESGTALERVYVGSLSLEEAGHGVDRQLVVAGFLASPRFENASDLEAQARRAAEILASRVSDRAFSAVTVNVVTGFNVGIAQRHWSRQFHFPIDTLEPSSTGAP